One Coffea arabica cultivar ET-39 chromosome 5c, Coffea Arabica ET-39 HiFi, whole genome shotgun sequence DNA window includes the following coding sequences:
- the LOC113688813 gene encoding putative late blight resistance protein homolog R1B-16, with amino-acid sequence MMDLIGRNLVMVAKHRSIGGVRACHIHDLLHKYCMVKAKEENFLQVLHGYDELSTFNVPPDLSRLSVWSKVEHFKESRLFCPQLSTLLFINLIRNDSESFLADASFVFQIYKGLRVLDIEQIVLRYKVFPSEVVSLVGLRYLAMQGEMRVIPPSIAKLSNLETFRMISDYGIVSLPSTLWSMTKLRHLHIEGYDVVWSLPRENLENNSGLLNLDTFSTLRVSLDQRVENILKNIPNVRQLKIKLSKAKKSTTIGYCNMSGLESLESLEVWATSLPPDRVEFSFPSTLKKLVLIGLNLPWSKISLIEELPNLEVLKLLYDSFKGERWVLTEGGFRKLRFLALENLDVVEWTDTDPDDHFPCLQKLLMSGLSKLELMPSCLEQISALEVIELRSCKASVKDLVQKIEEEQKDCGNEDLRIIP; translated from the coding sequence ATGATGGACCTAATTGGCAGAAATTTAGTTATGGTGGCCAAACATAGATCCATAGGTGGAGTCAGAGCTTGCCACATTCATGATTTGTTACATAAGTATTGTATGGTCAAAgccaaagaagaaaattttctacAAGTGCTGCATGGGTATGATGAGCTTTCTACTTTCAATGTGCCCCCAGACCTCTCCAGATTGTCCGTTTGGTCTAAGGTTGAGCATTTTAAGGAGTCGAGGCTATTTTGTCCACAATTATCCACTCTGCTGTTTATTAATCTGATTAGAAATGACTCTGAGTCATTCTTGGCTGATGCCTCCTTTGTCTTCCAAATTTACAAAGGTCTTAGAGTCTTGGATATAGAGCAAATTGTTCTGCGGTACAAGGTTTTTCCAAGCGAGGTAGTATCGCTTGTTGGGCTGAGGTACTTGGCTATGCAAGGTGAGATGAGGGTCATCCCGCCCTCTATAGCCAAACTCTCAAATTTAGAAACTTTTCGCATGATATCTGATTACGGTATTGTTTCATTGCCAAGTACCTTGTGGAGCATGACCAAGTTGAGGCATCTACATATTGAGGGCTATGATGTCGTATGGTCTTTGCCAAGAGAAAATCTTGAGAACAATTCTGGCTTGCTTAATTTGGACACATTTTCCACCTTAAGAGTTTCTTTGGACCAAAGAGTGGAAAACATactgaaaaatattccaaatgtGCGCCAGCTAAAAATCAAACTCTCGAAGGCAAAGAAATCTACGACTATAGGCTACTGCAACATGAGTGGACTAGAAAGTCTAGAATCACTCGAAGTGTGGGCAACGTCACTGCCACCGGATCGCGTTGAGTTCTCTTTCCCATCGACTTTAAAAAAGCTGGTCCTCATAGGATTGAACCTACCCTGGAGTAAAATTTCATTGATTGAGGAACTGCCCAATCTTGAGGTCCTGAAATTACTCTACGACTCCTTCAAGGGTGAAAGATGGGTCCTGACAGAAGGAGGGTTCCGCAAACTCAGGTTCTTGGCTTTGGAAAATTTGGATGTTGTCGAGTGGACAGACACAGATCCTGATGATCATTTCCCCTGTCTTCAGAAGTTGCTGATGTCAGGACTTTCTAAATTGGAACTGATGCCATCTTGTTTAGAGCAGATTTCAGCTCTTGAAGTGATTGAATTGCGAAGTTGTAAGGCCTCTGTTAAGGATTTGGTACAGAAAATTGAGGAGGAGCAAAAGGACTGTGGAAATGAAGATCTGAGGATCATCCCCTAG
- the LOC113688814 gene encoding uncharacterized protein, which yields MASTLREVSIVVGDLEVLQKNIQTGFSHRLCQEVRTLKLNLKFLKTFLMLAYRIKLANMDISLEFNDVKEVSLQNFVSRIEDTLKKHGKDTRSIRQSSQISFAHLRGLEKSFATVIISLWDDIKPFMQTIIEVYSGLLDFWSWDSNSCMSDDQLVGFIDSILQNLLDLLSGQYFEYKKGQKTAFHAQLGENKSLECSENQGSENESLEGSEDFESTEGDNTALQAQIEALKLEGGDNEGLEGSEDDECSEELEIESTDGYNTALHAQIEALQDKLIFLKNLTRFAKSRGVEQGIMENLLTHCRIAAVYAALFSCRCLFYQEDEQVRSPEMCSLISDLVQKIQPVNPLVCEIYIKVLKPSRSSSSSRGKKMDKRIMQDFNDSLISSMWDLLCSGTSLPVAVKDQMQTLYAGLRFFRSILKERRPEIDVLNKKIVAVLAQAGILICSLFVDKVQDTDCCAKLADANNNINLIKAQISSSS from the coding sequence ATGGCAAGCACATTACGTGAGGTTTCTATAGTAGTAGGTGATCTGGAGGTGCTCCAGAAGAACATCCAAACTGGATTTTCTCATCGCTTGTGTCAGGAAGTTAGGACCCTCAAGCTgaacttgaaatttctgaaaacTTTTCTTATGTTAGCCTACAGAATTAAGTTGGCAAACATGGATATCAGTTTGGAATTTAATGATGTAAAGGAGGTGAGCCTTCAAAACTTTGTGTCTCGCATTGAGGATACTCTAAAGAAGCATGGGAAAGACACTCGCTCAATTCGTCAAAGCTCACAAATATCGTTTGCCCATTTGAGAGGCCTGGAGAAGAGTTTCGCAACTGTGATCATTAGTTTGTGGGATGACATCAAGCCCTTTATGCAAACAATCATCGAAGTTTATAGTGGTTTGTTGGACTTCTGGTCATGGGATAGCAACTCTTGCATGAGTGATGACCAACTTGTGGGCTTCATAGACTCTATTTTACAGAATCTACTTGATCTTCTCAGCGGTCAGTATTTCGAGTACAAGAAAGGTCAGAAAACTGCTTTCCATGCACAATTGGGTGAGAATAAGTCCCTCGAATGCAGTGAGAATCAAGGCAGTGAGAATGAGTCACTCGAAGGCAGTGAGGATTTTGAGTCTACAGAAGGTGACAACACTGCTTTGCAGGCACAAATTGAGGCCCTGAAACTTGAAGGTGGTGACAATGAGGGCCTCGAAGGAAGTGAAGATGATGAATGCAGTGAGGAACTAGAAATAGAGTCCACAGATGGTTACAACACTGCTTTGCACGCACAAATTGAGGCCCTCCAAGACAAGCTAATATTCTTGAAAAATTTAACCCGCTTTGCCAAGTCGCGAGGCGTTGAGCAAGGTATAATGGAAAATCTGTTGACTCACTGTCGAATTGCTGCTGTGTATGCAGCATTGTTCTCTTGCAGGTGTTTGTTTTACCAAGAAGATGAACAAGTGCGCAGTCCTGAGATGTGCTCATTGATTTCTGATCTAGTACAGAAGATTCAGCCTGTCAATCCCCTAGTCTGTGAGATCTATATCAAAGTCCTTAAACCTTCAAGATCCTCATCATCCTCACGTGGTAAGAAAATGGACAAGCGTATAATGCAAGACTTCAATGATTCTCTCATAAGTAGCATGTGGGACCTATTATGCAGTGGTACCAGCTTACCAGTTGCTGTGAAAGATCAAATGCAAACGCTCTACGCGGGACTGCGATTCTTCAGAAGCATTCTTAAGGAGCGGCGTCCGGAGATTGATGtgctaaataaaaaaattgtagCTGTTCTTGCTCAGGCAGGAATTCTAATCTGCTCGCTCTTTGTGGACAAAGTGCAGGACACAGATTGTTGTGCTAAGTTAGCTGATGCCAACAACAATATCAACCTTATCAAGGCTCAGATTAGCAGTTCAAGCTAG